One Bremerella sp. JC817 genomic window carries:
- a CDS encoding leucine-rich repeat domain-containing protein has translation MLLAAILVVSLLLSWCIWNIEQSKRQEEIGRILEGAGSIVAYEDVELTFPQKIRAFLGERIAHRVLTSVLVNEQLVNADGEVVDSGWRNFGDDEAAYLEELPNLKVLSLSNTRIGDAGLTHLKELTSIETLYLNNTKLSDAGLEHLNGLTGLKVLHLKNTQVTSEGVKKLQTAQPNCSHVEY, from the coding sequence ATGCTCCTTGCTGCGATCTTAGTTGTCAGCCTGCTATTGTCGTGGTGCATCTGGAACATTGAGCAGTCGAAGCGACAGGAAGAGATCGGACGTATCCTGGAAGGTGCCGGGAGCATCGTCGCTTACGAGGATGTCGAGCTTACGTTCCCGCAGAAGATCCGAGCGTTTCTCGGAGAACGCATCGCTCACCGAGTCCTGACTTCGGTGCTTGTCAACGAACAGCTTGTCAACGCGGACGGGGAAGTAGTTGACTCAGGCTGGCGCAACTTCGGCGATGACGAGGCCGCCTACCTGGAAGAACTGCCGAATCTCAAGGTCCTGTCCCTCAGCAATACGCGAATCGGCGACGCCGGGCTAACGCATCTTAAAGAACTGACCAGCATTGAAACCCTCTACCTCAACAACACAAAACTGAGTGATGCCGGGCTCGAGCATCTCAACGGCCTGACCGGCCTGAAGGTCCTCCATCTCAAAAACACCCAGGTCACTTCCGAAGGCGTCAAGAAATTACAAACCGCACAGCCTAACTGCAGCCACGTCGAGTACTGA
- a CDS encoding winged helix-turn-helix transcriptional regulator produces MILLSRNSSMVLREVALQVGITERAVQRIIADLEEGGVIRREKVGRQNHYAIIGDRPLRHPIEAHRSINDLLELLAETTDEEA; encoded by the coding sequence TTGATTCTTTTATCGCGGAATTCAAGTATGGTGCTTCGTGAAGTCGCCCTGCAGGTTGGAATCACCGAACGTGCCGTCCAGAGAATCATTGCGGACCTGGAAGAAGGTGGCGTAATTCGTCGGGAGAAAGTCGGGCGACAGAATCACTATGCAATCATTGGTGACCGACCTCTGCGACACCCTATTGAGGCACATCGGTCCATCAACGATCTTTTGGAACTGCTGGCCGAAACGACGGACGAAGAAGCCTGA
- a CDS encoding DUF1559 domain-containing protein has translation MTNVRHRYGFTLVELLVVIAIIGVLIALLLPAVQQAREAARRIQCSNTLKQIGIAIHNYHDVHLALPPGHVIQANDPDWGGATADTDVESWGWGAILLPYIEQAALYEQSGLGRGTLLETVIDPVALTPVASYRCPSDTAPTIGVGRLFSDWAISNYKASYGHRHRAVQIAPVAAAQTGCFLPIGKPGSAQGSLRLRDVTDGTSNTIAIGEVAWKRGELFHEAAVWAGATRGKGGNVCKDVYAGGRAAINHSNNVSNELCESFSSMHPGGAQFVFADGSVHFLTENIDYVTDGSSNESAVDSSYERLLSRNDNQVVGNY, from the coding sequence ATGACAAATGTAAGACACCGTTACGGGTTTACCCTTGTGGAACTATTGGTGGTTATCGCCATTATCGGAGTTCTGATCGCGCTACTCTTGCCGGCAGTCCAACAGGCCCGTGAGGCCGCACGTCGCATTCAATGCTCGAATACCTTGAAGCAGATCGGCATTGCCATTCACAACTATCACGATGTTCATCTTGCCCTTCCACCGGGCCATGTGATTCAAGCAAACGATCCTGACTGGGGAGGTGCCACGGCCGACACCGACGTTGAGAGTTGGGGATGGGGCGCAATACTCCTCCCATATATCGAACAAGCCGCACTTTACGAACAGAGTGGACTCGGTCGTGGTACCCTGCTCGAGACCGTCATCGATCCGGTTGCGTTGACTCCTGTCGCGTCATACCGTTGTCCCTCTGACACGGCCCCGACGATTGGCGTAGGTCGCTTGTTTTCCGATTGGGCAATCTCTAACTACAAAGCAAGTTACGGACACCGGCATCGAGCAGTTCAAATTGCTCCCGTCGCGGCCGCTCAAACGGGATGCTTCCTACCGATTGGAAAACCGGGGTCTGCCCAGGGATCGTTGCGTTTGCGTGATGTCACCGACGGTACGTCCAATACGATTGCCATTGGAGAGGTGGCCTGGAAACGCGGGGAACTATTTCACGAAGCAGCTGTCTGGGCCGGAGCGACACGTGGAAAAGGGGGAAACGTTTGCAAAGACGTCTATGCTGGTGGGCGCGCCGCGATCAACCACTCGAATAACGTTTCCAATGAGTTGTGCGAAAGCTTCAGCAGCATGCACCCCGGCGGAGCGCAATTCGTGTTCGCGGATGGATCGGTTCATTTCCTGACAGAGAATATCGACTACGTAACCGATGGTTCCAGCAACGAAAGTGCCGTCGACAGTTCATACGAGCGACTACTGTCGCGCAATGACAACCAGGTCGTCGGCAACTACTAA
- a CDS encoding DUF1559 domain-containing protein codes for MRSLSSRGFTLVELLVVIAIIGVLIALLLPAVQQAREAARRMQCSNQIKQISLALHNHHDSYGEFPAGGDGFAGRFDNPDGGSGGRCGTIVYLLPYLEQSPLYEAISSVAPLSLGAPWNVDEVYASDLSNLKCPSNDGNVRHTDPTFNGNTAPLNSYVFSLGDGLWTQGHLPGADQHRRTVSRGMFYRERKSFRDCTDGTSNTAAVSECLSPATRDGTDVRSNVARYDGIWDGTAHGRPFNCTNGLPMAPGSVRNFADAHRSPTWRGALFTSGWTAVNGFTTMTPPNSPMCHYGSNANNDWAVLPPASNHPGGVMLGMLDGSVTFIPDTIDCGDTNAAAVGSGASPFGVWGAMGSPQGGEVVSSS; via the coding sequence ATGCGTTCTTTAAGCTCCCGAGGTTTTACGCTGGTTGAACTGCTGGTCGTGATCGCGATCATCGGCGTATTGATCGCCTTGCTCCTTCCAGCCGTCCAGCAAGCTCGCGAGGCGGCTCGCCGAATGCAGTGCAGCAACCAGATCAAACAAATCTCGCTCGCCCTTCACAACCATCACGATTCCTATGGAGAGTTCCCCGCCGGTGGCGATGGCTTCGCTGGCCGATTCGATAACCCGGACGGAGGAAGTGGCGGCCGCTGCGGAACGATTGTTTACTTGCTGCCTTACCTGGAACAATCGCCGCTGTACGAAGCGATCTCGAGTGTTGCCCCGCTTTCGTTGGGGGCCCCCTGGAACGTGGACGAAGTGTATGCATCCGACCTCAGCAATCTGAAATGCCCTTCGAACGACGGCAACGTCCGCCATACCGATCCAACGTTCAATGGAAACACAGCTCCGCTGAATAGCTATGTGTTCTCGCTGGGCGACGGCCTTTGGACGCAAGGACATTTGCCCGGGGCCGATCAGCATCGTCGCACGGTCTCGCGCGGCATGTTTTATCGTGAACGAAAGAGCTTTCGTGACTGCACCGACGGCACCAGTAACACTGCGGCAGTGAGCGAATGCCTTTCGCCTGCGACCCGCGACGGGACCGACGTCCGCTCGAACGTCGCCCGCTACGATGGGATCTGGGACGGAACGGCGCACGGCCGACCTTTCAATTGCACCAACGGCCTGCCGATGGCCCCAGGCAGCGTTCGTAACTTTGCCGATGCTCACCGGTCGCCCACCTGGCGAGGTGCCTTGTTCACCAGCGGATGGACCGCCGTGAATGGTTTCACCACGATGACGCCCCCCAACTCGCCCATGTGCCATTACGGCAGCAACGCCAACAACGACTGGGCCGTGCTTCCGCCTGCCAGCAATCACCCCGGCGGCGTCATGCTTGGCATGCTGGATGGTTCGGTGACCTTCATTCCCGATACGATCGACTGCGGAGACACGAACGCCGCCGCCGTCGGCTCAGGCGCGAGTCCCTTCGGTGTCTGGGGAGCGATGGGCTCGCCGCAAGGTGGTGAAGTGGTTTCGTCCAGCTAA
- a CDS encoding sigma-70 family RNA polymerase sigma factor, translated as MRGSRTDIITSEVSVRSESPGERSSQEATDEWFRGEIDSIQRILISFVASLVRDPHLVNDVVQETNLVIWKKRDSFTPGTNFRSWSLRIAYFQSLAALKSAQSSRLMFSQALVDRFTHDAENSTSILTQDTSDRLRVCLSRLTPRQREVIELRYQQSCSIGLITEKLGRTQAAIGMLLNRARTALLQCLKMGERE; from the coding sequence ATGCGTGGTAGCAGAACCGACATTATTACCTCTGAGGTTAGCGTGAGGAGTGAATCCCCAGGCGAACGCTCCTCACAGGAAGCCACCGATGAATGGTTTCGTGGGGAAATCGACTCCATTCAGCGTATTTTAATCAGTTTTGTCGCCTCGTTGGTTCGGGACCCCCACCTGGTAAACGATGTGGTACAGGAGACCAATTTGGTTATCTGGAAGAAAAGAGACTCGTTTACGCCGGGTACCAACTTTCGGTCCTGGTCACTTCGGATCGCTTACTTTCAATCTCTCGCAGCTCTCAAATCGGCACAGAGCAGCCGGTTGATGTTTAGCCAAGCCCTCGTCGATCGTTTTACCCATGATGCGGAGAATTCGACAAGCATTTTGACGCAGGACACTTCCGATCGCCTTAGGGTTTGTTTGAGCCGGCTAACACCGCGTCAACGAGAAGTGATCGAACTTCGCTACCAGCAATCGTGCTCAATTGGACTCATTACCGAGAAACTCGGTCGAACTCAGGCTGCGATCGGGATGCTGCTAAACCGCGCCAGAACTGCTCTTTTACAGTGCTTGAAGATGGGAGAACGAGAATGA
- a CDS encoding PSD1 and planctomycete cytochrome C domain-containing protein: MRPVWKALSLMAVLGGIHLLARPGLTEDAVDFNRDIRPIFASKCFACHGPDEEHREANLRLDDREAAIDYGALVPGSATESLLMERILTDDHDLQMPPPHTNDTLTAEQKKLFQKWIEEGAPYARHWAFVPVTRPELPAVANEGWPKRPIDRFVLARLEKEGLAPSLEADRYALVRRVYLDLIGLPPTPAEADAFVNDQELQAYEKLVDRLLASPRYGERWAREWLDLARYSDTNGYEKDRERSIWPYRDWVIQAINDDMPFDQFTIEQLAGDMLPDATQSQMIATGFHRNTMLNEEGGIDPLEYRYYAMVDRLATTGTVWLGLTIGCAQCHTHKYDPITHTDYFAFMALLNNADEPSLLLKTPEDIKRREATLAKIAELESQLPGQFPPADGEGELPQRREAHFQTKKAEWLAEARQRAVNWQTLRPSALESNLPKLETLEDGSIFSSGDITKRDVFTLTYTIDPAQLPLTALRLEVMPDERLPAGGPGRAYYEGRQGDFFLSEFTSKFNGQPVKLHEASHSYGKIGIGSGNADAANVLDGNGSTGWSTAEREGKSNQLVLNLEQTITSAGELTIELLFERHFAASLGRFRISAASADGKVKAKQLPVEVEALLTQTPDELSPQEQTQIERYYLEVAPELAEARKPIDALRKSMPRYSTTLVMQERPEDNPRPTHRHHRGEYLSPKELVQPNVPQFLADESSPGPTNRLELARWLVSRNNPLTSRVVANRAWQAFFGRGLVESAGDFGTQSEPPSHPQLLDHLASSLVENGWSMKSLHREIVLSATYRQDSVATSELQSLDPQNRLLARGPRFRVDAEMVRDSMLKASGQLSDKMFGHGVFPPQPSSVTALAYDSMKWNPSTGEDRFRRSIYTFSKRTAPFAAFTVFDAPSGEVCIAKRDRSNTPLQALTLLNDAMYLELAQALAFAAKTDGATKETIAENIFRRLLTRPPESGEVKAVLQYRNEQLQRLQSGELDPAAIAGKQNSSADDAAWVMVARALMNLDEFITKP, encoded by the coding sequence ATGCGACCTGTTTGGAAAGCTCTTTCCCTGATGGCAGTGTTGGGGGGAATTCACCTTCTAGCTCGGCCCGGCCTGACCGAGGACGCTGTCGATTTCAATCGCGACATTCGCCCGATCTTCGCCTCCAAGTGCTTTGCGTGTCACGGTCCGGACGAAGAACATCGCGAAGCCAATTTGCGATTGGACGATCGGGAGGCGGCCATCGATTACGGAGCCCTGGTGCCGGGCTCGGCGACCGAGAGCCTGCTGATGGAACGCATCCTGACAGACGATCACGATCTGCAGATGCCACCACCCCATACCAACGACACGTTGACGGCCGAACAGAAAAAGCTGTTTCAAAAGTGGATTGAAGAGGGAGCACCCTACGCCAGGCATTGGGCTTTTGTTCCGGTGACCAGGCCGGAACTGCCAGCGGTCGCCAACGAGGGGTGGCCTAAGCGACCGATCGACCGTTTTGTGCTCGCGAGGCTTGAGAAAGAAGGTCTCGCTCCTTCTCTCGAAGCAGATCGATATGCCTTGGTGCGACGCGTTTATCTCGACTTGATCGGCCTGCCTCCGACCCCTGCCGAGGCCGATGCGTTCGTAAACGATCAAGAGCTGCAAGCTTACGAGAAGTTAGTCGATCGCTTGTTGGCCTCGCCTCGCTATGGCGAACGCTGGGCTCGTGAATGGTTAGACCTCGCACGCTATTCCGATACGAACGGCTACGAGAAAGATCGCGAACGTTCGATCTGGCCCTATCGCGACTGGGTCATTCAAGCGATCAACGATGACATGCCGTTCGATCAGTTTACGATCGAGCAACTTGCCGGTGACATGCTTCCGGATGCGACGCAAAGCCAGATGATCGCGACCGGCTTTCACCGTAACACGATGTTGAACGAAGAGGGGGGTATCGATCCGCTCGAGTATCGTTACTACGCGATGGTCGACCGACTCGCAACGACCGGCACCGTGTGGCTTGGCCTGACGATCGGCTGTGCCCAGTGCCATACGCACAAGTACGACCCGATTACGCATACGGACTACTTTGCGTTCATGGCTTTGTTGAACAACGCCGACGAACCTTCGTTGCTGCTAAAAACGCCCGAGGATATCAAGCGTCGGGAAGCGACGCTCGCCAAGATCGCAGAACTCGAATCGCAGTTGCCCGGTCAATTCCCGCCTGCCGATGGGGAAGGGGAGTTGCCTCAGCGACGCGAAGCACACTTCCAAACGAAGAAGGCGGAATGGCTTGCCGAGGCTCGGCAGCGAGCCGTGAACTGGCAGACGCTCCGTCCCTCGGCCTTGGAGAGCAACTTACCGAAGCTAGAAACGCTGGAAGATGGCTCGATCTTCTCGAGTGGCGATATCACCAAGCGAGATGTTTTCACACTGACCTACACGATCGATCCGGCCCAGCTTCCGTTGACGGCGTTGCGATTGGAAGTGATGCCGGACGAACGCTTGCCAGCGGGTGGCCCAGGCCGAGCGTATTACGAAGGGCGACAAGGTGACTTCTTCCTCAGCGAGTTCACCTCGAAGTTTAACGGTCAGCCGGTCAAGCTCCATGAAGCGTCGCACAGTTACGGCAAGATTGGGATTGGCAGTGGCAATGCCGACGCAGCCAACGTGCTGGACGGCAACGGCTCGACCGGCTGGTCCACGGCCGAACGGGAAGGGAAATCGAACCAACTGGTGTTGAACCTCGAACAGACGATCACCTCGGCAGGCGAGCTAACGATCGAATTGCTCTTCGAACGCCACTTCGCTGCCAGCCTCGGTCGTTTTCGGATCTCGGCCGCTTCCGCAGATGGCAAAGTCAAAGCAAAGCAGTTGCCGGTTGAGGTAGAGGCTCTGCTGACACAAACTCCGGACGAGCTTTCTCCCCAAGAGCAAACACAGATCGAACGCTACTACCTGGAAGTTGCTCCAGAACTAGCCGAGGCTCGCAAGCCGATCGATGCGCTTCGAAAGTCGATGCCTCGCTATTCGACTACCTTGGTCATGCAGGAGCGTCCTGAAGACAACCCTCGTCCGACGCATCGCCATCATCGTGGCGAGTACCTCAGTCCGAAGGAATTGGTGCAACCGAATGTGCCGCAGTTTCTGGCGGACGAGTCGAGTCCAGGGCCTACGAATCGATTGGAACTCGCCCGGTGGCTGGTCAGTCGCAACAATCCTTTGACGTCACGGGTCGTGGCGAATCGTGCCTGGCAGGCATTCTTCGGACGTGGCCTGGTCGAGAGTGCTGGCGACTTCGGCACTCAGTCGGAACCTCCATCGCATCCGCAGCTTCTCGATCATCTTGCTTCGTCGCTGGTTGAAAATGGCTGGTCGATGAAATCGCTGCATCGCGAAATTGTCTTGAGTGCGACCTATCGACAAGACTCGGTGGCGACGTCAGAACTGCAATCACTGGACCCGCAAAATCGGCTTTTGGCTCGTGGCCCTCGTTTTCGTGTCGATGCCGAAATGGTTCGGGATTCGATGCTGAAGGCGAGTGGGCAGTTATCGGACAAAATGTTCGGACACGGCGTCTTTCCACCTCAGCCCAGCAGTGTGACCGCCCTAGCTTACGACAGCATGAAGTGGAATCCTTCAACGGGCGAAGATCGCTTTCGCCGGTCGATCTACACCTTCAGCAAGCGGACGGCACCTTTCGCGGCATTCACGGTGTTCGACGCACCGAGCGGTGAAGTTTGTATTGCGAAGCGAGATCGTAGCAACACGCCACTTCAAGCTTTGACGTTGTTAAACGATGCAATGTACCTGGAACTTGCCCAGGCCCTGGCCTTTGCGGCGAAGACCGATGGTGCGACGAAAGAAACGATCGCCGAGAACATCTTCCGACGTCTTTTGACTCGGCCGCCAGAATCGGGCGAAGTCAAAGCGGTGCTGCAATATCGGAACGAGCAATTACAGCGACTGCAAAGTGGCGAACTCGATCCAGCAGCAATCGCTGGTAAGCAGAACAGTTCGGCGGACGACGCGGCCTGGGTGATGGTGGCTCGTGCCTTGATGAACCTCGACGAATTCATCACCAAACCATAA
- a CDS encoding carboxypeptidase regulatory-like domain-containing protein: protein MPTRIKTFAAYRFSVLFACGFALIAGCQKHSGPELATVTGTVTLDGEPLKDATLHFQPSSGRPSYGKTDDNGKYNMGYSLERQGVALGKHKVIIRTVVEDKYGKILRKEMLPKNYHDQTDLNAVVEDKANVIDFELKSK, encoded by the coding sequence ATGCCAACCCGAATAAAGACATTTGCCGCCTACCGTTTTTCGGTGCTTTTCGCGTGTGGCTTCGCATTGATTGCCGGCTGCCAAAAACATAGTGGTCCGGAACTTGCAACCGTTACCGGCACCGTAACTCTCGATGGCGAACCGCTCAAAGACGCGACCTTACATTTTCAGCCATCGTCTGGGAGACCTTCGTATGGCAAGACTGATGACAACGGGAAATACAACATGGGCTACAGCCTGGAACGGCAAGGGGTAGCACTAGGAAAGCACAAAGTCATCATTCGGACCGTGGTTGAAGACAAGTACGGCAAGATCCTTCGCAAGGAAATGCTTCCGAAAAACTATCACGATCAAACCGATTTAAACGCAGTGGTCGAGGACAAGGCGAACGTCATTGATTTTGAGCTGAAATCTAAGTAA
- a CDS encoding FecR family protein, which produces MISNRLPNDFDPHEPELPHPEFQLLVSSLLDESISDQDFERLQTKLQQSASARDAYRNLVELHLALHETLSEPVVSIASDRQAWPQVVTQRRVFVPLLLASCALSIAVACFFFLPMKESPIAWTGSEVDSALELRAGDRVVASANHSNKITFRNGVKVSLSQGADLEILGDKKVRLHKGQVYVDVGEQGKGFTVLTDAANIVDLGTVFGVGANSPDETEVLVFDGVVDVATNSQKKLPRKVLVSGQAERYDKSGTGERIPTVWSSSLSSEWSTAPDGRNSSVASITDNVLGSSNAKFYMVVSGGFCEDALVYVDRKYEWNGLDKTGIPKELIGADYIRTFNDDKHCKDIDITLTLSREADVYILVDQRYLIPDWLSENFVDTGWKLGIDLGLSHRAGEVKAPPVESDVERFLGRGPGNSVDVPVNVWKLKHSSGQQVHLGPNGEKSHQFDNAIQGAGSMYGIVILPKDRTSD; this is translated from the coding sequence ATGATTAGCAATCGCCTCCCCAATGATTTCGACCCTCACGAGCCTGAACTGCCACATCCAGAATTTCAACTGCTGGTTAGTAGTCTCCTCGATGAAAGTATTTCGGACCAAGACTTCGAACGCTTGCAAACCAAGCTTCAACAGAGCGCCTCCGCACGAGACGCCTACCGGAATCTCGTCGAACTTCATCTGGCGCTTCACGAGACACTGTCAGAGCCTGTCGTCTCGATCGCCTCAGACAGACAAGCGTGGCCCCAGGTAGTCACTCAGCGCCGGGTTTTTGTCCCACTGCTGCTCGCCTCTTGTGCACTGAGCATCGCGGTCGCATGTTTTTTCTTCCTCCCGATGAAAGAGTCGCCGATTGCCTGGACCGGTTCAGAAGTCGACTCGGCTTTAGAACTACGTGCCGGAGACCGCGTCGTTGCCTCCGCCAACCACTCCAATAAGATCACGTTCCGCAATGGTGTCAAAGTCTCGCTATCTCAAGGGGCTGACCTGGAAATCCTCGGTGATAAGAAAGTTCGACTCCATAAAGGCCAGGTCTACGTCGATGTCGGAGAGCAAGGAAAAGGGTTTACCGTCCTGACCGATGCGGCAAATATCGTCGACCTGGGAACGGTATTTGGTGTGGGCGCCAATTCACCTGATGAAACCGAAGTGCTGGTCTTTGATGGTGTCGTTGATGTTGCGACCAACAGCCAGAAAAAGCTGCCACGCAAGGTTCTCGTTTCGGGCCAGGCGGAAAGATACGACAAGTCAGGCACCGGCGAACGCATTCCCACCGTATGGAGTTCCTCTTTGTCGTCCGAATGGTCGACGGCTCCGGATGGCCGCAATTCTTCTGTAGCCTCCATTACCGACAATGTCCTCGGCAGTTCCAACGCCAAATTTTACATGGTCGTCAGCGGCGGATTTTGTGAAGATGCGTTGGTCTACGTCGATCGCAAGTACGAATGGAACGGCCTCGACAAGACGGGAATTCCCAAGGAATTGATTGGAGCGGACTATATTCGGACTTTCAACGACGACAAACATTGCAAAGACATCGACATCACGCTGACGTTATCTCGGGAAGCAGACGTCTACATCCTAGTTGATCAGCGTTACCTGATTCCGGATTGGCTGTCCGAAAACTTTGTCGATACCGGCTGGAAACTCGGAATTGACCTCGGTCTATCGCATCGAGCAGGTGAGGTGAAAGCACCTCCCGTGGAATCGGATGTCGAACGTTTTCTCGGTAGAGGGCCAGGTAACTCAGTCGATGTACCGGTCAATGTTTGGAAGCTTAAACACAGCTCTGGCCAGCAGGTGCACTTAGGACCCAACGGCGAGAAATCTCATCAGTTTGATAATGCGATCCAAGGTGCTGGTTCCATGTACGGCATCGTCATCCTACCGAAGGATCGCACGTCGGACTAA
- a CDS encoding FAD-dependent oxidoreductase, producing the protein MKENRSQINPSRRAFVQSSAIGAVLGAKSILLGGAWGAEQVTSNQVLTQPDLRKGEVLRTQGELSEKQTVLREAERTIPVAGKSDVLVCGAGPAGIGAALAAARAGASVQLIEVAGCLGGVWTAGLLTKIIGGGDKSGIMEEILTALSERGSSVAKSTAGEVYDPEILKLLLEELCVEAGVRIQLHTRLVGTVTDGQKRIVAIITESKSGRQAWVANRYIDCSGDGDLAAQAGCNFEVGYDRNCECQPMSMMALLTGINTSEVREYIRENGADAKTRFYKLMQDAGINPSYRAPTLRHLHSGIYSLMTNHEYGVPATDAGAITEATIRSRKEVHEIVQGLRKLGKPWQDLAVVATAEQIGVREGRRIRGRYYITGDDLVSGLRHESAVCRTDFGFDVHNVFPDGSNPADVKHYRAAGVKSYDIPLPALMAADVDGLMMAGRCISGDFFAHSSYRVTGNAVPMGEAAGLTSAVSLQKGVMPHELTWAEVQSYSREKKS; encoded by the coding sequence ATGAAAGAGAATCGTTCCCAAATCAATCCAAGCCGTCGTGCATTTGTTCAATCATCGGCAATCGGTGCCGTACTCGGCGCCAAGTCAATCTTGCTAGGTGGTGCTTGGGGTGCGGAACAGGTGACTTCCAACCAAGTACTAACCCAACCAGACTTGCGTAAAGGCGAAGTCTTGCGCACCCAAGGGGAACTCTCTGAGAAGCAGACTGTTCTCAGAGAGGCCGAACGCACTATCCCCGTAGCTGGAAAGAGCGACGTCCTCGTATGTGGCGCTGGGCCAGCGGGAATTGGTGCCGCTTTAGCGGCCGCACGTGCCGGGGCAAGTGTGCAACTGATTGAGGTTGCAGGCTGCCTCGGAGGTGTATGGACAGCTGGCCTGCTTACGAAAATCATCGGAGGCGGCGACAAATCGGGAATCATGGAGGAAATTCTCACCGCCCTCTCCGAGCGGGGAAGCAGCGTTGCCAAGTCAACCGCGGGAGAAGTCTACGATCCCGAGATCCTCAAGCTATTGTTGGAAGAACTATGCGTCGAAGCCGGAGTGCGCATTCAACTCCACACGCGTCTGGTGGGGACAGTTACCGACGGTCAGAAGAGAATCGTGGCCATCATTACCGAATCGAAATCAGGACGACAGGCGTGGGTCGCCAATCGCTACATTGATTGTAGCGGAGACGGCGACTTGGCTGCTCAAGCTGGTTGTAACTTCGAAGTAGGATACGACCGCAACTGTGAATGCCAACCCATGTCGATGATGGCCCTCCTGACAGGGATTAACACCTCGGAAGTTAGAGAATACATCCGCGAAAACGGGGCCGATGCCAAGACTCGATTCTACAAGCTCATGCAAGACGCTGGCATCAACCCTTCGTATCGAGCTCCTACCCTTCGACATCTTCACAGCGGAATCTATTCGCTCATGACCAATCATGAGTACGGAGTACCGGCTACCGATGCCGGTGCCATTACCGAAGCAACGATTCGATCAAGGAAAGAAGTCCATGAAATTGTTCAAGGACTACGAAAGCTGGGAAAGCCTTGGCAAGACCTGGCAGTCGTTGCAACCGCTGAACAGATTGGCGTTCGTGAAGGTCGGCGGATCCGAGGACGGTATTACATCACCGGGGACGATCTCGTTTCAGGACTTCGTCACGAATCTGCCGTGTGTCGAACAGATTTTGGTTTCGATGTGCACAATGTCTTTCCCGATGGCTCTAACCCAGCGGACGTGAAGCATTACCGGGCAGCCGGCGTGAAGTCGTACGATATCCCACTTCCCGCTCTGATGGCCGCAGATGTCGATGGCCTGATGATGGCAGGCCGCTGCATCAGCGGAGACTTTTTTGCCCACTCAAGCTACCGTGTGACCGGCAACGCCGTACCCATGGGAGAAGCCGCGGGATTGACGAGTGCCGTGTCGCTTCAGAAGGGAGTCATGCCCCATGAACTAACATGGGCGGAAGTGCAATCGTACAGCCGGGAGAAAAAGTCGTAG
- a CDS encoding carboxypeptidase regulatory-like domain-containing protein, translating into MSVSQNTMFAFLSIGLISGLGCSSELPPPENMPELHPVTLTIVQEGTPLELASIRLIPDAAPSPWYSGGSTNASGVSKIRTHGKFNGVPAGTYRVTVTKIEMPQAGSGSLAEMNQTSAQDATYDLVDPQYSNPAKTPLRLEVVAGSNTKEFDLGVPVRVKRKGPPR; encoded by the coding sequence ATGTCGGTTTCGCAGAACACCATGTTCGCGTTTCTATCGATCGGTCTTATTTCGGGCTTGGGTTGCAGTAGCGAGTTGCCCCCGCCTGAGAACATGCCCGAATTGCATCCCGTCACGCTAACGATCGTCCAAGAGGGAACTCCGCTGGAACTGGCGTCGATTCGGTTGATTCCCGATGCGGCCCCTTCTCCGTGGTACTCCGGCGGCAGTACCAATGCCAGTGGCGTCTCCAAAATTAGAACGCATGGCAAATTCAACGGGGTGCCTGCGGGGACCTATCGCGTGACCGTGACGAAGATTGAAATGCCTCAAGCTGGATCCGGTTCGCTGGCTGAGATGAATCAGACGTCCGCACAGGATGCGACCTATGACCTGGTCGATCCGCAGTATTCGAACCCTGCCAAGACGCCATTGCGACTGGAAGTAGTCGCTGGTAGCAACACAAAAGAGTTCGATCTGGGGGTACCTGTTCGCGTCAAACGGAAAGGCCCCCCTCGCTAA